In Methanofollis fontis, the following proteins share a genomic window:
- a CDS encoding carbohydrate-binding protein, translating into VNQRVNGGQFYLLGTYTFYADSGGAIRIRNDATDGYVIADAVMLTRV; encoded by the coding sequence GTCAACCAGAGGGTCAACGGAGGGCAGTTCTACCTTCTTGGAACCTATACATTCTATGCAGATTCAGGAGGGGCAATCAGGATACGAAACGACGCCACCGATGGATATGTCATCGCAGACGCAGTCATGCTGACTCGAGTCTGA
- a CDS encoding glycosyltransferase: MVKISLLASDFSKNGITRVLFLGKMLRKRYRVEVVGPASDGSIWGPLASEKDLECTILPVKGHFRSSTHMRELAGMIDGDVVYPVKPLSSSFGVGLFRKLAARNPLILDIDDWDRGLYLEDLKAKSRSALMMSLAHSTLHPFDPCSFWGTLFFERLIPYTDEITVSSHFLQNRFGGTIVWHARSAEMFDPGVYDRSLLRGKYAIDDGKRVVMFMGTPRPHKGLEDLIEAVRLNGSDDIICMVVGMDDSEYCRDLVACGKKHLGSCFQSYGLQPFSNVPEFLALSDLVVIPQRRGPATVGQVPAKLFDAMAMARPIIATDVSDLSRILDGCGWIVEPDAPDQIAEKIASILHHPEEAEAIGRHARQRFLSSYSEGAVEKTLFKVFRQFE, from the coding sequence ATGGTGAAAATATCTCTGCTTGCCTCTGATTTCTCGAAAAATGGGATCACACGGGTATTGTTTCTCGGGAAGATGTTGCGGAAGCGCTACCGTGTTGAGGTGGTGGGTCCTGCGTCTGATGGCAGTATCTGGGGGCCTCTCGCCTCTGAAAAGGATCTGGAATGCACAATTCTACCTGTGAAAGGGCATTTCAGGTCTTCCACCCATATGCGGGAGCTCGCCGGCATGATCGATGGAGATGTCGTCTATCCGGTCAAACCGCTGTCGTCGAGTTTTGGTGTGGGCCTTTTCAGGAAGCTGGCTGCACGGAATCCTCTCATCCTTGATATCGATGACTGGGATCGTGGTCTCTATCTTGAAGATTTAAAGGCCAAATCACGTTCAGCCCTGATGATGTCTCTGGCGCACTCAACTCTCCATCCATTTGATCCCTGTTCGTTCTGGGGGACCCTGTTCTTCGAGCGCCTCATCCCGTACACCGATGAGATCACGGTGTCAAGCCACTTTTTACAGAACCGTTTTGGGGGTACGATTGTCTGGCATGCCCGCTCTGCAGAGATGTTTGATCCGGGTGTTTATGATCGCTCTCTTCTGCGGGGGAAGTATGCGATTGATGATGGAAAACGTGTCGTGATGTTTATGGGGACACCCCGCCCCCATAAGGGGCTTGAAGATCTCATAGAGGCTGTTCGTCTGAATGGCTCCGATGATATCATCTGTATGGTTGTGGGGATGGATGACTCCGAATACTGCAGAGACCTGGTGGCATGCGGGAAAAAACATCTGGGCTCCTGTTTTCAGAGTTACGGACTTCAACCTTTTTCAAATGTTCCTGAGTTTCTGGCACTGTCCGATCTAGTTGTCATTCCACAGCGGCGGGGTCCAGCAACCGTTGGTCAGGTGCCGGCAAAATTGTTCGATGCGATGGCGATGGCACGACCGATAATCGCGACCGATGTGTCCGATCTCTCCAGAATCCTTGATGGGTGCGGCTGGATCGTTGAACCTGATGCACCGGACCAGATCGCTGAAAAAATTGCCTCTATTCTCCATCACCCTGAAGAGGCAGAGGCTATTGGACGCCATGCCCGCCAGAGATTCCTTTCCTCTTATTCTGAGGGTGCTGTCGAAAAAACTCTATTTAAAGTATTTCGGCAATTTGAATGA
- a CDS encoding glycosyltransferase family 4 protein: MRILQFAPYYLPYLGGQERYIHNLTMHLIKRGHEVDIITSDYPKCEKGDNAAVQVHRCSCICRPLRNPISPEFLTLGKKIGDYDIVHTHNEHSSAAIAAAHYRKYYASPLFLTCHGRLIFGTPYMNLIEKVYSRTLGKKILGICDTIVVNGVDDRNYILSINPHFQEKIVVLHNAIDPEYFSSFSDSFDRCTDDDTLTILFVGRLIRRKGIEWLIKSMKILKKERRAGKIKCILVGEGEDELYFRKLAGDYGLKDDVIFLGAVHEEELISLYKNSDIFVLPSLSEVCPTVVLEAMYFGLPVITTDIPGIRDHFNGVSLLVPPQNEVSLADAILCLADNCELRDDLAIKGMSRVKSQYTWDRVAANYEQIYAAKLDYT, from the coding sequence ATGAGGATCCTTCAGTTTGCACCATATTATCTTCCATATCTGGGGGGACAGGAACGCTATATCCACAACCTTACGATGCATCTGATCAAACGGGGACATGAAGTCGACATTATCACATCAGACTATCCGAAGTGCGAGAAGGGGGATAATGCCGCCGTTCAGGTACATCGCTGCAGTTGCATCTGCAGACCGTTGCGAAACCCGATATCACCTGAATTCCTGACACTCGGGAAGAAGATCGGAGATTATGATATCGTTCATACACATAATGAGCACAGTTCTGCTGCGATTGCAGCGGCCCATTATCGTAAATATTACGCTTCGCCCCTTTTTTTGACATGCCACGGGCGCCTTATCTTTGGAACACCCTATATGAACCTGATCGAAAAGGTCTATAGCAGAACACTGGGGAAAAAAATCCTCGGCATCTGCGACACCATCGTCGTCAATGGAGTTGACGATCGTAACTATATCCTTTCGATCAATCCACATTTCCAGGAAAAAATCGTCGTTCTGCATAATGCCATCGACCCGGAGTATTTCTCATCATTTTCCGATTCCTTCGACCGGTGCACGGACGACGATACCCTCACCATCCTCTTTGTCGGGAGGTTGATCCGGAGAAAGGGCATAGAGTGGCTTATTAAATCGATGAAAATCTTAAAAAAAGAGCGGAGAGCAGGCAAAATCAAGTGCATTCTTGTTGGAGAAGGAGAAGATGAACTCTATTTTAGAAAACTTGCCGGAGATTATGGTCTGAAGGACGATGTCATCTTCCTCGGTGCAGTTCACGAGGAGGAACTCATCTCCCTGTATAAAAATTCGGACATTTTTGTGCTCCCATCGCTCTCCGAGGTCTGCCCCACGGTCGTTCTCGAAGCGATGTATTTCGGTCTGCCGGTGATCACGACAGACATTCCGGGCATCAGGGACCATTTCAATGGGGTTTCACTTCTGGTCCCACCACAAAACGAAGTATCACTCGCCGATGCGATACTGTGCCTCGCAGATAATTGTGAATTGAGGGATGACCTGGCGATTAAGGGGATGAGCAGGGTTAAAAGCCAGTACACCTGGGACAGGGTAGCAGCCAACTACGAACAGATTTACGCAGCCAAACTGGACTATACATGA
- a CDS encoding glycosyltransferase translates to MGGVEKYVYEICSRLVDHYSVEVSVVCTNWDAHDNTYREETLGGISVYRLPYLLKVSSTPVHPGWTAMLRDLIRRIQPDVVNGHIPVPQIADGAVRAAHKEKVPYILTYHNDLTGYNPAVRALSRLYYLTEWNRTQELSRLIIATSEYYAQTSPYLSPHLDKIRIVSPGVDIEKYRMLQTDHIRRTFGLGDEKIILFVGQLNRESQHKGLEDLITAISHVNRSFDARLVVVGKGDYLEHYRRHAEREGVDKYVIFAGYVADEEIVHYFCGSDVMVLPSYNRAEGFGMVLIEAQACGTPVIGTTMGGIRAAVRDHETGLLVPPREPKKIAGAIQEILQDSSCSEQMGLSGYRWVREKFSWQKSTSDFFSVACEGAGR, encoded by the coding sequence ATGGGTGGTGTTGAAAAATACGTCTATGAGATCTGCTCACGCCTTGTCGATCACTACAGCGTGGAGGTATCGGTCGTATGCACGAACTGGGATGCACACGACAACACCTACAGGGAAGAGACACTCGGCGGTATCAGCGTCTATAGACTGCCGTACCTCCTGAAAGTCTCGAGCACACCGGTCCATCCTGGATGGACGGCGATGCTGAGAGACCTGATCCGGCGGATTCAACCAGACGTGGTCAACGGGCACATACCAGTACCGCAGATTGCCGACGGGGCTGTACGAGCAGCCCATAAGGAGAAGGTTCCATATATCCTGACCTATCATAACGACCTGACAGGATACAACCCTGCAGTGAGAGCATTGTCCAGACTCTACTATCTCACAGAATGGAACAGAACACAGGAACTCTCACGGCTTATCATTGCCACATCCGAGTATTATGCACAGACATCCCCATACCTCAGCCCTCATCTCGATAAAATCCGTATCGTCTCACCAGGGGTGGATATTGAAAAGTACCGGATGCTTCAAACCGACCATATCAGACGCACATTCGGCCTCGGTGACGAGAAAATAATCCTGTTCGTCGGACAGCTGAACAGGGAAAGCCAGCACAAGGGACTGGAAGATCTGATCACCGCTATCAGTCATGTGAACCGGTCTTTTGACGCCAGACTTGTCGTCGTTGGAAAAGGCGACTATCTCGAGCATTACAGGCGACATGCAGAACGGGAAGGGGTCGATAAATACGTCATATTTGCCGGATATGTTGCCGACGAAGAGATAGTCCACTATTTCTGCGGAAGCGATGTAATGGTGCTTCCAAGTTACAACAGAGCGGAAGGCTTTGGAATGGTCCTGATCGAAGCACAGGCCTGTGGCACCCCTGTGATCGGAACGACGATGGGAGGGATCAGAGCAGCAGTCAGGGATCATGAGACCGGCCTGCTGGTCCCCCCCAGAGAACCGAAAAAAATCGCAGGGGCCATTCAGGAAATTTTACAGGACTCATCCTGCTCTGAACAGATGGGCCTCTCAGGCTACCGCTGGGTGCGGGAAAAATTCAGCTGGCAGAAGAGCACCAGTGACTTTTTCAGCGTTGCATGTGAGGGGGCCGGCAGATGA
- a CDS encoding glycosyltransferase family 4 protein: MEVENRHLISAGIWKEMKTFSPDIIHYITAPTQSSFFVLKTAQKICGGDVKTVISALHPRSHDLFSNSFTRRYVQSLKPDLILTQCREIENNFTSAGCKTSRLPNGVDTLRFTPRNQEDRIRMRESLGIDEEKYVILHVGHITRARGIGILRDLQNADRDHQVVIVGSSYFKPDHTLWNDLKQSGCLILNTYFRHIEEIYGLADCYVFPTPPANSIFMPLSVLEAMSCNIPVVSTPFQGLTDHFSEGEGLRFFTEPVDLIRHIEEYQQGVRDTGIREKVLPIDWSVIGRRLEGEYHKVAQEC; this comes from the coding sequence ATGGAGGTGGAGAACAGGCACCTGATCTCTGCCGGTATCTGGAAGGAGATGAAAACGTTTTCACCGGATATCATTCATTATATCACGGCTCCCACCCAATCGAGTTTTTTTGTGCTCAAAACAGCACAAAAAATCTGTGGGGGCGATGTGAAAACCGTCATCTCTGCTCTTCATCCCCGTTCACATGACCTGTTCAGCAATTCGTTCACCCGCCGGTATGTACAAAGTCTCAAACCCGACCTGATTTTGACGCAGTGCAGAGAGATCGAGAACAATTTTACCTCTGCAGGATGCAAAACCTCCCGACTTCCAAATGGTGTGGATACCTTGCGTTTCACGCCCCGCAACCAGGAAGATCGGATCAGAATGAGAGAATCACTCGGGATCGATGAAGAAAAATATGTCATTCTTCATGTCGGGCATATTACAAGGGCAAGGGGGATAGGCATCTTACGGGATCTGCAGAACGCAGACAGAGACCATCAGGTGGTCATCGTCGGGAGTTCATATTTCAAACCAGACCACACACTATGGAACGACCTGAAACAGAGCGGATGCCTCATACTCAATACCTATTTCAGACATATTGAGGAGATTTATGGTCTGGCAGACTGCTATGTCTTCCCGACACCGCCGGCAAACAGCATATTCATGCCTCTCTCTGTTCTTGAAGCCATGTCCTGCAACATTCCCGTTGTTTCTACCCCCTTCCAGGGATTGACGGATCACTTTTCAGAGGGAGAAGGATTGAGATTTTTCACAGAACCCGTCGATCTGATCCGGCACATCGAGGAATATCAGCAGGGGGTTCGAGATACCGGGATCAGAGAAAAGGTACTGCCGATCGACTGGAGCGTCATTGGCAGGCGACTGGAGGGCGAGTATCATAAAGTCGCCCAGGAGTGCTAA
- a CDS encoding dTMP kinase, which produces MGKKGFFICFTGIDGSGKSTIVNMLVSTLNEKGVPVKYRYNRYVPLLLKPALTLGKLLFFRKEDFFSDYSGYSKAKKKTSKRHPVLATAYRSLLIFDYALQTLVRIKIPVYFGQNIVCDRYIYDTIITDFSVDFNFTDEEIRSSLHSFDFFPRPDRVFLVDVPEEIAFSRKDDVPSVDYLRDRRASYHILASECGMDLIDGSLPLERIRLEVESIARGVANV; this is translated from the coding sequence ATGGGCAAAAAAGGCTTTTTTATCTGTTTTACCGGGATTGACGGTTCAGGAAAGAGCACCATTGTAAACATGCTGGTCAGTACCCTGAACGAGAAAGGGGTTCCTGTAAAGTACCGTTACAACAGATATGTCCCGCTGCTGCTCAAACCGGCCCTCACTCTGGGAAAATTATTATTTTTCAGGAAAGAAGATTTTTTCTCGGACTATTCAGGATATTCCAAGGCAAAAAAGAAAACCTCAAAACGGCACCCAGTTCTGGCAACGGCATACAGATCTTTGCTCATCTTCGATTATGCACTTCAGACCCTGGTCAGAATAAAAATTCCAGTGTATTTCGGCCAGAATATTGTCTGCGACCGCTATATCTACGACACAATAATCACGGATTTTTCTGTTGACTTCAATTTTACAGATGAAGAAATCAGGAGTTCACTACACTCCTTCGATTTTTTTCCACGGCCTGACAGAGTGTTTCTCGTTGATGTGCCCGAAGAGATCGCCTTCAGCAGAAAAGACGATGTTCCTTCTGTCGACTATCTCCGTGACAGAAGGGCATCATACCACATACTTGCTTCAGAATGCGGAATGGATCTGATAGACGGATCACTACCGCTTGAAAGGATCCGACTCGAAGTGGAGAGTATTGCTCGGGGGGTTGCAAATGTCTAG
- a CDS encoding alkaline phosphatase family protein, giving the protein MKGSDSKWRVLLGGLQMSRVVVIGIDGLDSGLIQKYEHILPNFQKIKEGSPDVGMHSVFPPDSPTAWTSIYTGQNPAEHGVISFKDPFSPARLCEYLGTDISGKTFWDRAGNAGKKVCVVFPHLGYPVWEVNGVMVGRTTETDIREFDIQIFPEHLQDRYDLSDLSPMTSYPLRIGDIIQPTQDLIRRETDLGLKLFQENDWDLFFIYYSSIDNIEHLFWMYYDPDDPEYSDNNPYESVIPDFYHYYDEHVIGPFLSLLEEDMTLIVISDHGHGMRPTKVVNINEMLKRNGLLKTKQNGQNPGISSADIARRLKSSVVNAVSEYRIVGKAASKILSHFPGGLGAFTRITPIEKQGTKAYLSDPSGGLKAYSYAGIRIDREFLPADQYEEIRRQIFTELPEIRDPDTGERIVEWVKSRENVYTGPYLEKYPDVLFKLRDDWGVGWDINGSLYSSSPSHKLHSGNHRLESAVFLAYGEKIPIHKQILDLTDISPIILDLLNVPGE; this is encoded by the coding sequence TTGAAAGGATCCGACTCGAAGTGGAGAGTATTGCTCGGGGGGTTGCAAATGTCTAGGGTTGTCGTCATAGGTATAGACGGGCTTGATTCAGGACTTATACAGAAGTATGAGCATATTTTGCCGAATTTTCAGAAGATAAAAGAGGGATCGCCGGATGTCGGCATGCACTCGGTGTTCCCTCCAGATTCCCCGACTGCCTGGACCTCAATATACACCGGTCAGAACCCTGCAGAGCATGGCGTTATCTCATTCAAAGACCCGTTTTCACCCGCTCGACTCTGCGAGTATCTCGGAACCGACATATCCGGAAAGACCTTCTGGGACAGAGCAGGGAATGCCGGAAAAAAGGTGTGTGTCGTGTTTCCTCACCTCGGCTATCCGGTATGGGAGGTGAACGGGGTGATGGTCGGACGGACAACCGAAACCGACATACGTGAGTTTGACATCCAGATCTTCCCGGAACACCTGCAGGATCGTTATGATCTCTCTGATCTCTCTCCCATGACCTCTTATCCACTCAGGATTGGAGACATCATCCAACCGACACAGGACTTGATCCGTCGGGAGACAGACCTCGGACTCAAACTCTTTCAAGAAAATGACTGGGACCTCTTTTTTATTTATTACTCCTCGATCGACAATATCGAACACCTGTTCTGGATGTATTATGATCCCGACGACCCGGAATACTCCGACAATAACCCATATGAATCAGTCATTCCTGATTTTTACCACTATTATGACGAACATGTGATCGGTCCATTCCTCTCCCTTCTCGAGGAGGATATGACACTCATCGTCATCAGCGATCACGGGCATGGCATGCGACCGACAAAGGTTGTCAACATCAATGAGATGCTGAAACGGAACGGACTACTGAAAACAAAGCAGAACGGGCAAAATCCAGGGATCAGCAGTGCGGATATTGCACGAAGGCTCAAATCTTCGGTGGTCAATGCCGTCAGCGAATACCGCATTGTCGGAAAAGCGGCCTCAAAAATATTGAGCCATTTCCCGGGAGGACTGGGCGCCTTTACCAGGATAACACCGATTGAAAAGCAGGGAACAAAAGCCTATCTTTCCGATCCCTCGGGGGGGCTGAAGGCATATTCCTATGCAGGCATCAGGATCGACAGAGAGTTTCTTCCAGCGGACCAGTATGAAGAGATACGCAGACAGATCTTCACAGAACTGCCTGAGATCAGGGATCCGGATACAGGAGAGCGTATTGTTGAGTGGGTAAAAAGCAGAGAGAACGTCTACACCGGCCCATACCTCGAAAAGTATCCGGATGTCCTCTTTAAACTGAGGGATGACTGGGGCGTTGGATGGGACATCAATGGTTCACTCTATAGCAGCAGCCCATCGCACAAACTTCATTCTGGAAACCACAGGCTGGAATCTGCAGTGTTTCTGGCATATGGAGAAAAAATCCCGATACACAAACAGATTCTGGACCTCACAGACATCTCCCCCATTATACTGGACCTGCTGAACGTTCCTGGAGAGTGA
- a CDS encoding glycosyltransferase family 4 protein produces MPEEPSKVCLVMLPRAPKVPYKFLSTMLEICEPITSSVHVITGNTERITYPDTGKVHVHDINRSMEKPEDNCSFLKKLQNGLNVVWIQMLISREILRLPRDVDLVVFYVSWPFYLIPLIASKLSGKRTLEVITRSKLNTSSALNRAYALQDRLLLTLIDFISPESPNLIHELDLERYQEKIVPMGARYIDTNFFRPKKPILERDCIGYIGRLCEEKGLLDFVKAVPLLDEGTNVPRILIGGEGELADEVRNLNGTPGCSILQPGWIPESDLPDYMSQLRVLVLPTRHSEGLPTIILEAMACGTPVLAPAVGGIGDVVSDGKTGFILENTTPECIANNLKSALNHPLLNTISENARNAIEQEYTYERATQRYRQIFEIMRSS; encoded by the coding sequence ATGCCAGAAGAACCGTCAAAAGTGTGCCTGGTGATGCTGCCGCGTGCCCCGAAGGTCCCGTATAAATTTTTGTCCACCATGCTGGAGATATGCGAACCGATTACATCATCCGTGCATGTGATCACCGGAAACACTGAGAGGATCACCTATCCCGACACCGGTAAGGTCCATGTCCACGACATCAACCGGTCCATGGAAAAACCTGAAGACAATTGTTCATTCCTGAAAAAACTTCAAAACGGACTCAATGTGGTCTGGATCCAGATGTTGATCTCAAGGGAGATCCTTCGACTGCCACGGGATGTCGATCTGGTCGTCTTCTATGTATCCTGGCCATTTTACCTGATTCCACTCATTGCCTCAAAGTTATCCGGAAAAAGAACGCTCGAGGTGATCACTCGATCTAAACTGAACACTTCGAGCGCCCTGAACAGGGCGTACGCCCTCCAGGACAGGCTTCTGCTGACATTGATCGATTTCATATCGCCAGAATCACCGAATCTCATCCATGAACTGGACCTTGAGCGATATCAGGAAAAGATCGTGCCGATGGGCGCCAGATATATAGATACCAATTTTTTCAGGCCAAAAAAACCGATTCTGGAAAGAGACTGTATCGGATATATCGGTCGCCTCTGCGAAGAGAAAGGGCTTCTGGATTTTGTAAAAGCCGTACCACTCCTCGATGAGGGCACGAATGTCCCCCGAATACTGATCGGCGGGGAGGGGGAGCTTGCCGACGAGGTCAGAAATCTGAACGGGACACCCGGATGCAGCATCCTCCAGCCAGGATGGATTCCTGAGAGCGATCTCCCGGACTACATGAGTCAACTCAGGGTTCTGGTGCTGCCGACGAGACATTCAGAGGGCCTTCCAACCATTATTCTGGAGGCCATGGCCTGTGGAACACCTGTCCTTGCACCAGCGGTTGGAGGGATCGGGGATGTCGTGAGTGACGGAAAAACAGGGTTTATTCTGGAAAATACCACTCCGGAATGTATCGCAAATAACCTGAAGAGTGCACTGAATCATCCCCTGCTCAACACGATATCAGAAAACGCCCGGAATGCCATCGAACAGGAGTATACCTATGAGCGTGCAACACAACGCTACCGGCAGATATTCGAGATCATGCGGAGTTCATGA
- a CDS encoding glycoside hydrolase family protein, whose translation MWIVIPAWSVPDSVCSVRPFGIMGLVQLRIFYLRGIQGMPLAGFRGFGLTFRNHLIYEYEGLSSGSDCPAEASTLSVPGLLSCVILLLCLFQAVNAATLVVAAGDSSATSKLHADYICDGISDQQEIQAAINAVSSSGGGTIVLSEGTFALSSSLSLQNDCVLEGRGVENTLITLSKKAAIFISPSVQGVTLENFKAVGEGCILIEGDHVRLHDITMTTGDTIDGAFRIMCTKDKPVIQDIEFINCSAIDCGCIGFINSASQSVASSAWVKDIRYTDCVVVNYGLSSRYNPWVCGFDLAELCSVDGMIVDGCYAEGNWESGFHFEPTTIRNVVLKDCISKNNAQKTAITGETCHFGAGFFTNGDVTLLNCTSSGTHRRGFMIRGGVVNATLVDCRDIGAVNSFDLSNVDGVVLENCVSENPTSTGFFIYASTNITQINCSVNPASSAQSPVSNVFAIEFPKKLEIFPLLRSLCRIFSFGNLPIYLCHGVCLIDYTPRYPLTDPQL comes from the coding sequence ATGTGGATCGTCATTCCTGCATGGTCTGTTCCAGACAGTGTCTGTTCTGTACGACCGTTCGGGATAATGGGGCTGGTTCAACTCAGGATTTTTTACCTGCGTGGGATTCAAGGAATGCCGCTAGCTGGATTCAGGGGGTTTGGGTTGACGTTCAGAAATCATCTCATATATGAATATGAAGGGCTATCTTCAGGATCAGACTGTCCTGCTGAGGCATCCACACTATCTGTCCCGGGTCTGCTGTCCTGTGTGATTCTCCTGCTCTGTCTCTTTCAGGCGGTCAATGCAGCCACTCTGGTTGTAGCGGCAGGTGACAGTTCAGCTACGTCCAAACTTCATGCCGACTACATCTGTGACGGTATCAGTGACCAGCAGGAAATTCAGGCTGCCATTAATGCTGTCTCCTCGTCCGGTGGCGGCACGATCGTTCTGAGTGAAGGCACCTTTGCGCTCTCTTCCTCACTTTCCCTGCAGAATGACTGCGTACTGGAGGGTCGGGGCGTGGAAAATACGCTCATTACACTGAGCAAAAAGGCAGCAATATTCATTTCCCCATCCGTTCAGGGAGTGACGCTTGAAAATTTCAAGGCTGTGGGGGAGGGATGCATCCTCATCGAGGGTGACCATGTCCGTCTCCACGACATTACAATGACCACCGGTGACACCATCGACGGTGCGTTCAGGATCATGTGCACAAAGGACAAACCTGTCATCCAGGATATTGAATTTATCAACTGCTCTGCAATCGACTGTGGGTGTATCGGGTTTATCAACTCCGCCTCACAGTCGGTCGCCAGCAGTGCATGGGTGAAAGACATCCGCTACACGGATTGTGTGGTTGTCAACTACGGTCTTTCCAGTCGATATAACCCCTGGGTCTGTGGTTTTGATCTGGCAGAACTCTGCAGTGTCGATGGCATGATTGTCGATGGATGTTATGCCGAAGGCAACTGGGAATCCGGGTTCCATTTTGAGCCGACAACAATCAGGAATGTGGTATTAAAAGATTGTATCAGTAAAAACAACGCTCAGAAGACTGCAATCACCGGAGAAACCTGTCATTTTGGTGCTGGTTTTTTCACGAACGGCGATGTGACACTTCTGAACTGCACATCTTCGGGCACCCATCGTCGTGGTTTTATGATCCGCGGGGGTGTTGTCAATGCGACACTGGTCGATTGCCGGGACATTGGTGCTGTCAATTCATTTGATCTCTCCAATGTGGATGGGGTAGTGCTTGAAAACTGTGTGAGCGAGAACCCGACTTCAACAGGTTTCTTCATCTATGCGTCCACGAACATTACGCAGATCAACTGTAGCGTCAACCCTGCTTCTTCTGCTCAGAGTCCGGTATCCAATGTGTTCGCTATAGAATTCCCGAAAAAATTAGAGATATTCCCGCTTCTTCGCAGCCTGTGCCGGATATTCTCTTTCGGCAATCTGCCGATCTATCTCTGCCATGGAGTCTGTCTGATAGACTATACCCCAAGATATCCACTCACGGACCCGCAATTATAG